The genomic stretch ATTCTTGTAATAAAAGATTACAAGTCCTCAGAAACTCCAAGTTGCATAGGTCAATCACACAAGTCCAAGTCCAAATGCAAGGGTCCTAATGAGTCTCTAAGTCCTTTGTCCAAGTCCTTTCCATGCTAAGGAaattatcttttttttttttttttgtatttttaagTCTTTGCCATTTTTAGTTTGTTTTAATATGAAGTGAGAATGATTCAATATGGAATATGAAGCGAAATAAAAGCGGATAAAGTAAATGACGGAAATTAAATGTTAGAAGCGGAGTTTAAAAGTTAGTGGTTAGAATGCGGAATTTAAAAGAGTTAGATGTTATATGTTAGCAAATTAGGATAAATCGAATAAAGAACAATAATATTCCAAGAATAACACGCTAGAACAATTCTAAAATATGAAAATCAAATTTAAAAAATGATTCTACAATTAACTCTAAAAATCCAAACAACCCACAAAATAGTATCAAAAATCAATCTCTAAAATATTATTCGAGAACAACCTTCAAAACAATTCTAAAATTAATCCTACTAATAGATATTCCAAAAATCCAAATTAATCTAAGAACAATCTCTCAAGTCCTATTCCAAGTCAATTCAAAAAAACAAATCAGAATACCATTCCAAAAATAAATGCTAACAATTATAAAATCATTCTAATTAACTAATTTACCCTAAGAATAATCTAATTAACTAAAGCATACTAATTAATCCTATAATTATCTACCTAACACGATTCCATAACGGGCCCTGGAAGAAAGGGAAATATGCCCAATGAAGTTGGAATTATGGAGGATCCATCTTCCCTCACTTACTTCTATTCATAGATCCAACAATGGACCGGTGAGAACAGAAACCACAACACACTGCCAAGAGGAGATTCACAAAAAAAAAACGGTCCTCAAATCGTCGTCGCACTCCTTGGCTGGAACAACCAACCGCGACACCACCGCGTCCATTTGAACATAATGAACACAATCGCGCGAAATCTCACCCACACACTCTCGATTCAAAGATTAAAACACGCAACTCAACATGGATTCAGATCGATAATCCACGAATGGACCTTCACCTCACGGTGAACTATGGGGAGTGTAACTCGAAGCTTCAAGCTGTGTTTTAACCAGAACGAGCATACAATCGTTTTAAGGTGTACCTTTGTGAATTTTGGCGTGACGGTAACCGCGAGTTTCCAAGTCCTTTTCGATTTGAAACGTCCTTCTTCTTCTAGCGAGCGTTTGTTGCTGCAAAGTTTGGTTCGAACTCGCCGTTGCTCGCAACTCTAATGTCCTTCTTACTCGGTCTCGTGATGTTCTTCTGATGGAGGTTGTTGTTCTTCTCGTCGTGTGCGAACGATGCTGCAGTGACGATGGGTGAAGGTTGAGGAAAAAAAGGTTAGGgaagatcaaagaagaagaaTGAAGGGAATGCTTAGCAGGGAAATGAGGGGAGAGAGAAGAGAGCCCAAAATCACACTCTAGTAGTGTATTTATAACTCTGAAAACTGAATTCTGCGTTTTGCTTTCTTTGGAGTCGTTTTCGTTTTCTATTATGGATGGTATTGTGGCTTGTGAGCAGCTAGAAGTAGTTTGGCTTTGGAAGCGTTAAGTTGGTTTTGTGAAGCTATGCAGCTTGGATTCTCTGTTGGTTTTATGTTGCAGCGACTTGTGTTGGCTTTCACGCATCGCAGGCTTTAAAGTTTTATTTGGTTATGCCGTTAGCAACATCTCCTGCGTTTGGATTTGTTACTATTGGCTCTTTCACGTGCAACTGTTAGCGTTTGGAATTGGCTGCACATTTTTGTACTACTTTCGCTGGTTTTGAGCTTGCCGCTGTGTTTTGTGTTGCTGTAGGCTTTGCCGCAACTTCACTTTCCATTGTTGTTTACTGCTATGCGCTGGAATCAACACTTATTATGGCACTTGGTGGCTCGTTGCAGCTTACGTTTGAGCTGTAGATTGGCTCATTTGGAAGCTCTTTTCTGTAGCTTGTTGGCAGCAGTAGCAACTTATGAgtttttgatgcatttttcattttttgtcTTATTTAGATGTGTGGACAATGGATGTGGATTAGATTTTACATGGATTTAATTGGATATCAAGAATGGCAATTGGATAATTGGATGAATGAATAAGAATGGATTATTGTTTTGGTAAATGGATTTAAATGGTTTTAAAATCAAATGGGATTATGGTTTGAAAATTTGGATGGATTATGGATTTGGGCTCAACCCAAAGAAAAATGGGCCTCTCTAAATTAACAATAATGGTCCATTCCCAAAGATGAATAAAAAAAGGCAATTCTAAAGATTAAATTGGATTTAAGAATTGATTTGAATTATCAAACTCCATTTGAATTATCAAGAATTATTTTGAATCatcaaagttgatttgaatttCCAAAATCAATTCGAATCATCAAAAGGCTAATCTTGACAAAAAGACGAAATGATATTCAACATTAATCCAAATCAACTTAAATCTCCAAAATCACTTTGAGAGGAATGATGAAATCACTTCCAAAATTAATCTAAAATCTCAAAAATCATATTGAATATCAAAAATCgattttgaattaaaatcaatTCAAACTTCAAAAGTAAATTTGAAACTAAGATCAATCGGAAAAAAGAttatgatgcaaatgatgaaaaTATGAATTGGATAACGACATGCAGTGAACCAACGAACCCAAATGATCACAAGACTTGTGAATCGTCTTAAACCATGATTGGATGAAATAACTGAACAAATGCATCAATGCACCAAGAAACACACGAATTCAAGTCACGTACGTCCTTGTGTTGAACCATGCTTActcaaatgaaatgaatgtatgCGGATGATATACAAATGCTTGAGGTTATTGACCTATATGAGCATGTGAAGGGTATggcgaattttggggtatgacaaacacaaggcatagaccgtgtcatccttgtacaattcaatattgggcccttagacatttatcctgttatgcaggatgggaaaattccatctaggtcactcatggccatcagcatgcttcatggagtacccatcaactgtctttatggtcatcctgttacgaacaatgtttgatcagcaataaggcactcgactctacatctagggtccatagtggtttcaggtcgaagggtggtatacaccactatcaccatgagaataacttatgacactttgtataacattctatatagtattctcgtagcgggttaatccagtataaatattactcttaatattcatacctatgtttaagacttgataaatccttatccatgatccatgagatgtgatcatcagtctatatacataataatcttaatgctttaacgttatcccactttacaataaagctcgactacagatactttaagaataatgtccttatgtttaatgagatctcatgattaagtcacacttgatacattaaacggactaactattctagggactttattaaacaaacataataaagaaaaagccttttattattaataaataattcgatacaagtaccaaaagtattggcctctagggcttacaccaacaactAGAACTAGGTTAGGTTAATTTTAGATTTTGATTATATGATAAAACTAGGTTTAATTAGGAATAAGGTTTAGTTAGGAGTTAATGTGATTTTAGTTTGATTAGAAATTAGGTTAATCATATTGATTTGATCTTGAGTTTTCAGATTAATCTCAATATAGTTAAATATGCTTTGATTGTGATGTAATTGGCAATTAGGGATTGTTGATCTTGATTTCTTTTTATTCATGATTGAATGATATGCTTAATTGTCGATTTTTGTCATGATTTGGTTTTAGGTTAATTTCCATTTCGATAAGTATATTGTATTGTGATTAACATGTTCATGTAGATTAGATTCCATTCTTGATTTGGATTGTTAGTTTCCCTCTTCTTTAGCTTGATCCTAATCCATTTTTGTTGACTTTATTTAATGTTTTAATTAATATGCTTAAGTGTAGATTTTACCATGATTTGTTTTTAGGTTAATTTCCATTCGATTCGTATATCACATTATGATTGTCATGATCATGTTCATTAAATGAAGTTGTGGTTTAGATTGTTAAtttcccatttctttaatttgTTTCCTAATTCATTTTTAGGTAGATTTTAATCCTTAGGTTTAATGTTCACTTTAATTGACCATTTAATCGATTCATCTGGTTTGTGATCATTTTGAATAAATTGAAAATCCCATTTCAATTTAGGCAATGAATACCTTGTATGCCTAATTTCATTTGCCATGATCACATGATTAGTCTTTAATTGTTTGTCCATGATTGATCCATTGCCATTTGAATTGATTTATATCTTTGAATATGATTACACTTGTTGTATCATTCTCATTTGACTTGATCTCATACTAACCCCATTTGCTTTTGTATCCACATGTAACTTTGAGATTCAAGATGAAATCCAAATATTCAATGCCTCTAACCTATTCAATTGACTTGTATCGTATGGAGTACCATGTCACTTGTATGTTTTAGGCATGGTACATGGGTTTTATTTGGTCTAATTTCTTTCCATTCCATTTTCCATGTTGTAATGCTTTCATCCCCCTATTGTGGGTCATATGTTTCTCCCACCCCATGAAGAATGAgaggttcttgcaaaggagtaaCGTGGGACGGTATATCacattggtaaatcttgggtttcaACAAGTGCACATTTGGGATTCGATTGAGTTAAAGTTTTGAAGAACAAGGGTTGTCTGGCAAAGAAGTAGCGTGGAACGGTTAATCGAAGCGAcattgttggttacttgatcaagctttGATAAAGGGAAGAGAATGTGGTAGAATCAACACCAAGCACAAGGTTTGTAGAGTTAGATTTCTACATCTCTCTTGTACACAcacatttgcaaagtaagatatGTTACATTATCTCAATTCACATTCAAATTCAGGGCAAGCGTACCCATGGAGAGATCGATTGGGTAacttcctaaacaaatccttgttTACTCTCTCTCTATCTCTATTTTATTTTCGATTTGAAAATTATCGATTTCATAGATCGTTTGATCAAATTTAATGGATAATAATTTTTTATTACATTTTGAAATTGGTGTCGTTGATTTGATCGCGAACCTTTAGGTTGTGATTGGATTTTGAGATCAATAATACCATGTAAAACTCCCAACAATATTGATTGCACACTAAGTGTTTGACAAATTGTTtcaattgattttttttatgaattatcGTTGGAAGTAGATTTTCCTTATTACTTTTCATTTAACTAGTTGTGATTAATTGTTGTTGATTAATTTATGAATCATTATCATATCATTGTCACTACTACGCATATCCGAGCTTTTTGATAGCAGGTTCAGTTAGACGATTTTTGATCCGAGATATTTTAAACTTGCTTCCGCGCCATAAATTTTTAAACATATTTTTTGTCAAGGGACTCAGACTTACCCTAATTCTTCATTCCATCAACATTCCCCTTCTTTCTTACATCTATCTTGGCCAGAAATCACTCTGTCGCGGCGGAGCATCCCAGTTGAGCCTAAAACCACCACCAATTCACTCATTCTTGTCTCCTCTCTTCACTTCCCAACCATATTACTTCTAAAATTCACGGAATAATCAAATCACAACAAAAACTTCAAGAACCCTAAGTTATCCTAACAAAATTAAATCACAATGGAGGGGGATCAAAGCAAGCAACCTTGGGGATTTGATTACCCTCAGTGTCCTATACATCTTGGTAATAATTTTGGAAGTAGCAAGAAGTAAAAAAAGGGATCCTATCTACAAGGCAGAGGTTATCCCTGTAAATTGTTGAAGATTGAAAAAGACGATGAGAAGAGAAAACCATAGATGATTGAAGGTTAGAAAGTGTAACTGTTTAGGGCAGTTAGGGCAAAGAAGTTTGGCCAGCTGTTAGGGTGAACTAAATTCATGAGAAAAGTAGTAAGGTTTTCTTgttcctcatggtattgtatgaaaatTTTACTCCCTTTCTATtttgtgagagctagtgacatacttgttgattttattcaagttggagcccttctcataaatgatgtatatGTTCATATTTTCATGTTTGTGAGTGAATAATTGAATGTTCTCCAAAAAGTGACCAAACCATCTTTCATCTTTGATTACTAACATCCTTTACTAATAatttacttgtattaacttttatttcaaagtcatttactttataaatacacattcaaaatggtcatattaaaaatagtagcaatatcattggaaataggcttaCCTAGAACATTTGCCTCCTTGACTGCGGTGACCTTTGGTTGCCATTCCCTTTTAATACATCTCAAAACCTTATTAGTAGAaatatcattggaaatagacttACCTAGAGCATTCAAACAATTAATAATATGTGCGAACCTCTTTTGCATTTCGACAATGGTTTCACCATGCATCATACAAAAGAGTTCAAGCTCTTGATTCAATGTGTTGATCCTAGTTTGTTTGATATGTAGAGGCGACACATCTAACAGAGCCTACATGTTTTAATATTGCAGTAAATGAGTCGATCTGTCTACACATAGAATTTTTCTTCTTCTATGTGTCAACCTATGATATCCATGTGTCGATCtataattcattttattttaaaagttattttttatgcatGAAACCTTTTTCAAAATTGTTTCCAAATACTTTTATACTTCATAATACTAAGATGCACATAGAGAATCAGAAGATACAGTCCAATATACATTAACGCTAAAGTATCATAATTTTAATGTCATACAAAATATATCTAATGGAAAGTTGCACCCACACCTCTGTGTCCTCATCATAAACAATAAATACATAAAAAAATTAGTGACATTTTAGCACGAATAACTTATACTCAAAATTTTGTCATGAAATAACTCATATATTACTTTTTGTAActatataatttatttaataaacTATATGACTTTCAAAATTTATACATTTTGCGCTTAATGGATATAAATCAACAATGCTATGTTTACACTCTCCCTTTATACCTACACCATATGCACTGTTTATAAATACATAGAATAATGTCGCAAATAGTAAACAATGCATGAATAATGTCACATGAACAATGCCATTTATGTGAATAGTACCCCAGTGAACAATGCCCCTGTGAATAGTGCATGAACAATGACTTTTAGTAGTAAattaaagttgattaataaaatataaaaaaatgatTACTGAAGTGATGAAGTTAATTAATAAACACtcagatattaaaaataatttttagtaGTAAAAAAAGTTGGTTAATGCAATGtaaaaaattgattaataaaatcatgaagttgattaataaatgttcaaatataaaaataatttttagtagtaaaacaaaattgattaataaaatataaaatattggTTAATAAAATTATGAAATTGATTAATGATACAATTTTATATAATactttttaataaaaataataattcattttaaaaatattttattgttATAATATTTCATTATGTATTCATGAAAAGTGAAATATAGTATAATGTGTGTTTTAATGTAAGAAtaacattttttatttaaaatatatacttaattaattcattttggaAAAGAGCGTACAATATGTTACTCCTACAAACATTAGAGTGAGtaaaaataaataacaatattAATGAAATAATTTTATTGGTGAGTTTCAAATGCCACGGATCTCCATTCCAGTGCCAATTCCCTGGAGACGTACAACCGTAGATAACTACTTCTATCAACGATCACCATTTCCCcatattttctaatttttttcaTTTCCCGCTTTTCCCTCCCATATATTACTCCAAGACACCCATCCATTTCATCACATCTCAATTCTCAATTAACAAACAGCCGCATCTTTTTCACTCCGATCGAAATGGCACGTACCAAGCAAACCGCTCGCAAATCCACCGGAGGCAAAGCCCCAAGGAAACAACTAGCAACCAAAGCCGCTCGGAAATCTGCTCCGGCCACCGGTGGAGTGAAGAAGCCTCACAGATTTCGTCCAGGAACTGTTGCTTTAAGAGAGATCAGGAAGTATCAGAAGAGCACAGAGCTTCTGATCAGGAAACTTCCGTTCCAAAGATTGGTTAGAGAAATTGCTCAGGATTTCAAAACAGATCTCCGATTCCAAAGCAGTGCCGTTTCTGCTCTTCAAGAAGCCGCTGAAGCCTATCTTGTTGGTTTGTTTGAAGATACCAACCTCTGTGCCATTCATGCAAAGAGAGTCACTATCATGCCTAAGGATATTCAACTCGCTCGAAGAATCAGAGGCGAGAGGGCTTAGATTTTGATATTATGTAATTCTGTTTTGTAGTAGTTGCACTGTTAGGGTTTGGTTCATCTGTTATGAATCGCAATGTAACAATGCATCCATCTACTACAATGTGTTTGTTGAAAAAGTGAATCTATGCTTCTATAAGATATATCACTGCAATTTATTCATAAAATTTAGAACTTAGATCTACATCCTCTTTGAAATCATGATAGTAGATGGCAAATGCTCTCTTATAGGACATGCTCGTAATTTTAAATATTATAGAGTTCCACAATTATAGCGTGAATGCCCATCTGGATCTCTAAAGAGAACAAACACCATTGCAAAAACTATAGATCTAACTATACATGATTTTGTATCAAGTCTTTTTCCAACAAGAAAAGTATTCAAAGAGAGCCAAAATATTCTCATCCTCCTTTCTTTTGCATATTTATCAAATGCTTCCTCTATATCATTTCTCTCAGCTATTGCATCTGTTGTATTATCCATCTTCTCTGCTAGACATCTAGCAAGAACAATAGCATCTTCAATGGAAGTCGAGCCACCCTGTGCCATGAACGGACCAGTGGCATGCATCGCGTCACCAGCAACCACTGTTGTTCCCTTATTGAATCTGTTAAGAAGTAAATCCCAAGGTGGACGATACTTCAAGTCAGTGAGATGCAAAGAGCTCAACTTGCAATTGTGTATCATGTCCATTGCGTGTACCGGAAAATCCTCAATCGATTCCAATAACGATCGTCTAATAAGAACCGGATCTTTCGAAATTATTGAATCTTGAGAAGTGCTGAGCCTTGTTACAAACCAGTAAACAAGTTTGTCAGTAATCGGGATCCTTCCAAGTTGAACTTGACCTCGGCTTATCATAACAAACTCACTAGGAAATTGATGATCATTTTGATACTTTGTGAAGCCTCGAGCAACACATGTAGAGAAACGCAAGAGCTTTGTCGGGTGTAGCGAAACCATATTTGAAACCATAGAATTCACACCATCACATCCAATAACAACCTGATACGCccaaaaaagagaaaatagaAACATAAATCACAAGAAATATACATGATATTTGTTTACGCAGTTCAGTCAAGTGTGCCTATGCTACCTTGGCTTGAAGGATACTTCCATTGCTAAGCAAAAGCTGTGGATATTTTGTTACTGGATCTAATTCTATGGAAAGTACTTGACAACCGGTACGTATAGTTTCATGTGGCAAACAATTGGCGATGGCTTTGATCAAATCAGTGCGCTTTAAGCACCGAAATTCTCCATTAATCCTGTTTAATAAAATTAAGTTAGCTATTAACAATTATAATGTTACACATGATTTCTATTCTACTTAACTATACAGAAAAATTGTGTTGTGTTAACTTACCCAAATGGTGCTTCTTTTGACTCATCCTCACTAAGTGATATGAATTTCCCCCTAATAATAATTAATATAGTAAGTTTAGTTATCATTAAACAAATACGCTCTTAATAATCTCTGTCATTTTAATATTCGAATGTATCTATAGTtaattattttgatatttaatataatatttaatCACATTTTATTTACTTTGGTCgagttagtttttttttttaaattggagggataaaatgaaaaacaaaaaccCTAGTAAAGAATAAAAGTTACCCATGTATTTGAATGGCAGTTTGTCTAAGTATTGAGCCAACACCAAGCTGATCAAGTGCATGCCATCCATTAGCTTGCACGATTATAGCTGCCCCGGTTGCTCTCAACTCCTCTGATTTTTCTAACACCAAACTTTTTATTCTCTTCCTGCAAAGTTAATCAAAATGAAAAATCTTAATTAATTTATATGATAACAAAGTTTTATGTAATCATAAATATAGATTTGGCTTGAATGATAAAAAAAACACCTATGAAGAGCTAGGGCTGTAGCAAGACCACATATACCACCTCCAACTATCACAATCTCATTATCAACAACAGTTCTCTTCATAGCCTTGGCGTTTTCAAAGAGAAATATTTTCAAGAAGATCAAATGTGTGTGTGTTTAGCTGTTTATTTCTAGTTAATTTAACTGCACAAAATCCCTAAATTTTGTCAAATGTATTTATGTGATGGAAAAAAACAAGAAAGTGATCTCATCAACCAACCGTGTATACTTTGCATGATCTTGGTTTTTGAGTTGTTGGAGCATACCATATAGTTCCCCTTACAAGCGAAGGgtaaaatatttttttacatacaaatttaactttaaaatattattataaaaaGTAATTTAGACTCtctttaaaatatatatatatatatatatatatatatatatatatatatatatatatatatatatatatatatatatatatatatatatatatatatatatatatccattGTAAATTGCAAATAGGATGATGATAACGGATCAATTCAATTATAGTAAATTTTACTACATATAAATTTTTCttcataaaaataaaagaaaaactTTTATACTTATGGGTTCCAGCAATGTTGAGTCTTGTTAATATTTGACCATTCAACTCATAAATTTTCTCATTGAGTGTAGAGAAAGAAAAAAGTAATtttattaatataaaaaattGAACGTATGTACATAGAGAAACATCCTATATATACTACAACTAATAACAATTTAGAGTTAAAAAGACTAGCAAATTAACTACAgtacaaaaacaaaaaacaaaaaaaaatactAACAGTCCCCTTCAAACTAGATTTACTGATGTCAGTTAAGCCTAGTTTGCTAACAAGACCTGAAAAGGGCCAACATAGAGTGCCTTAGTGAAAACGTCAACAACTTGATTGGCTGAATCAATGGGCATGAGGTGAATGGATCCCTGCAGCAGCTTGTCGCGCACCAAGTGACAGTCTAATTTGATGTGGTTCGTTCGTTCATGAAAGACAAGGTTGGTGGCAATGTAAATAGCACTATGGTTGTCGCAAAACAATGTGACAAGAGTAGGGTGTAGAATATGGAAATCCTGTAACAGATATGTGAGCCATTGTGCTTCATAAGCAGCATTAGCAAGGACCCAAATTCATCCTCTAACGATGAGTGTGAGACAACTTGTTGTTCTTACTCTTCCAGTTGATGATAGAGGAGCCTAAGTAGAAGTAAAAATATGTTGTAGAATGCCTTGTGATAGGACAAGTACCTCAATCTGAGTCAGAGAAACTCGTTAATTGTATTGTTGAACTACGTAAAGTGTTTGATGAATTATGTCAACTAGTCTTTAGTGTGTTGTTGACATTGGAGATAAATAGTTCCTATATTAGAGTATTCAATTTAGTGCTTGAAGTATTGATAAATCGACTTGTGAATTATTATCATACCATGTACTCATACGCATATCTGAGTTTTTCAATAGAAGGTTCGGTTAGACGACTTTGGATCCAGGAAATATTTTAAATTTGCTTCCGCGCCATAAATTTTTCTAAATTAATTTTCGAATAAAATTTTAAtttgggatctattcaccccctctagatctaggCCTATCGTCTAACAATTAGTATCATAGCTCCAATTGTTTTCGGTCTTAAGATTTGCTTATTAGATAATGGCTATCGAACCTAAAAGGGCGTATAATAGAGCACATATTTTCACTGCCGAAAGTTATGactattggaaagcttgtataCGTATCCATATCAACTCCGTTGATAAGGATGTATGGGACGTCATCACCAATGGTCctaatcaaattacaatgaccaatggtgaaggcATCATTGTACCAAAGCCGAAAAATCAATGGAATTATAATGATACGAAATTATGGTCTCATGATTGGAAAACtcaaaatattctcatatccgtattaggtgttgatgagtattattGTGTATCTCATTGTGAAATCGCCAAGGCTATGTGGGACGcattagaagttgcccatgagggaactaatgaagTCAAACAAGCTAGGATCAACACTTTGAACCATGAGTTTGAACTCTTTcatatgaagcatggtgaaaccatttCCGACATGCAAAAGCGATTCACATATCTTATTAATAGATTAAATGCTCTAGGTAATCCTATCTCTAATGCTATTGCTACTAACAAGGTtttaagatgtcttaatagggaatgaTAACCCTAGGTCACCGCTATCAAAGAGGCGAATGATCTTAAAATACTTGATCTTACTACTTTGTTTGgtaaattggaagaacatgagcaagGCCTCACTTGCTTGGAAAAATATGAAAAAGAATAT from Lathyrus oleraceus cultivar Zhongwan6 chromosome 7, CAAS_Psat_ZW6_1.0, whole genome shotgun sequence encodes the following:
- the LOC127108084 gene encoding histone H3.2-like, with protein sequence MARTKQTARKSTGGKAPRKQLATKAARKSAPATGGVKKPHRFRPGTVALREIRKYQKSTELLIRKLPFQRLVREIAQDFKTDLRFQSSAVSALQEAAEAYLVGLFEDTNLCAIHAKRVTIMPKDIQLARRIRGERA
- the LOC127108083 gene encoding monooxygenase 1 translates to MKRTVVDNEIVIVGGGICGLATALALHRKRIKSLVLEKSEELRATGAAIIVQANGWHALDQLGVGSILRQTAIQIHGGKFISLSEDESKEAPFGINGEFRCLKRTDLIKAIANCLPHETIRTGCQVLSIELDPVTKYPQLLLSNGSILQAKVVIGCDGVNSMVSNMVSLHPTKLLRFSTCVARGFTKYQNDHQFPSEFVMISRGQVQLGRIPITDKLVYWFVTRLSTSQDSIISKDPVLIRRSLLESIEDFPVHAMDMIHNCKLSSLHLTDLKYRPPWDLLLNRFNKGTTVVAGDAMHATGPFMAQGGSTSIEDAIVLARCLAEKMDNTTDAIAERNDIEEAFDKYAKERRMRIFWLSLNTFLVGKRLDTKSCIVRSIVFAMVFVLFRDPDGHSRYNCGTL